A window of the Juglans microcarpa x Juglans regia isolate MS1-56 chromosome 5D, Jm3101_v1.0, whole genome shotgun sequence genome harbors these coding sequences:
- the LOC121264666 gene encoding uncharacterized protein LOC121264666 isoform X1, giving the protein MSSSYQSSRSSATHRRAATPPIANNTASSGSIQQYVDPAPTPRPIFQFLGFGFILFLVFLQFLPATHFRHPSDPLRSWTPFDDSTAGILFLFFLFSQAEYSRLKLLQFGATSDGNSSSAAKNNREDGMVHVVSWMDCLDLRLLAVLANSTLLSSRYPHLVFFHFFIPKGNEDKVSFFKLKVLFPHSNLEIHGQEEVKEIIAAAISGTQFAGSSFVEVAPFIIPSVHQSLTKFIYISPNILMKGKVEDLIGTALSNYAIGAAEDCSRKLDMFVDSNVLDAIQRSASNPWVSETPYAKNACMPDLSVLLIDSTKLDGDFVDAFLWWSKVLNLNERSSGKNSAIVLALYNKYLKLSNSWSVTLATSSETINNTRVIQYDIPNSVCSQFGSGATPQISGNGNIWKHYLSPMSDQILGS; this is encoded by the exons atgtcTTCCTCGTACCAGTCATCACGGTCATCTGCAACTCATAGAAGAGCGGCTACGCCACCAATTGCAAACAACACGGCCTCTTCCGGATCCATCCAGCAATATGTTGACCCGGCTCCGACCCCACGGCCCATATTCCAGTTTCTCGGGTTCGGCTTCATCCTATTCCTCGTCTTTCTTCAGTTCCTCCCCGCTACTCATTTCCGACACCCCTCTGATCCTCTGAGAAGCTGGACCCCTTTTGATGATTCTACCGCC ggaattttgtttctatttttcctGTTTAGTCAAGCCGAATACTCTCGTCTTAAATTATTACAGTTTGGGGCTACAAGTGATGGGAATTCCAGTTCTGCTGCAAAGAACAACAGGGAGGATGGAATGGTACATGTTGTGTCATGGATGGACTGTCTCGATCTTCGCTTGCTTGCTGTTCTTGCTAACTCAACTCTATTAAGCTCGAG ATATCCACATCtggttttctttcatttctttatccCTAAAGGGAATGAAGACAAAGtttcctttttcaaattaaaagttCTATTTCCACATTCAAACCTCGAAATTCATGG GCAGGAGGAAGTGAAAGAAATAATTGCAGCTGCCATTTCTGGAACACAATTTGCTGGATCCAGCTTTGTGGAAGTAGCACCTTTTATCATTCCAAGTGTGCACCAGTCCTTAACCAAGTTCATTTATATCTCACCAAACATACTAATGAAG GGAAAAGTTGAAGACCTAATTGGAACTGCCTTGAGCAATTATGCCATTGGAGCTGCTGAGGACTGCTCTAGAAAATTAGATATGTTTGTTGATTCCAATGTGTTGGATGCTATTCAGAGATCAGCTTCAAATCCTTGGGTTTCTGAGACACCTTATGCGAAAAATGCATGTATGCCAGACTTGAGTGTGCTTTTGATTGATTCAACAAAATTGGACGGAGATTTTGTGGATGCTTTTCTGTGGTGGAGTAAAGTTCTCAATTTGAATGAAAG GAGCAGTGGAAAAAATTCGGCCATTGTCTTAGCACTCTACAATAAATATCTCAAGCTTTCTAATTCTTGGTCGGTCACACTTGCAACATCTTCAGAAACGATCAACAATACTAGGGTTATCCAGTATGACATACCCAACAGTGTTTGTTCTCAATTTGGAAGTGGTGCTACCCCACAGATTTCGGGTAATGGAAATATCTGGAAGCATTACCTTTCCCCAATGTCAGATCAAATCTTGGGAAGCTA G
- the LOC121264666 gene encoding uncharacterized protein LOC121264666 isoform X2: MSSSYQSSRSSATHRRAATPPIANNTASSGSIQQYVDPAPTPRPIFQFLGFGFILFLVFLQFLPATHFRHPSDPLRSWTPFDDSTAFGATSDGNSSSAAKNNREDGMVHVVSWMDCLDLRLLAVLANSTLLSSRYPHLVFFHFFIPKGNEDKVSFFKLKVLFPHSNLEIHGQEEVKEIIAAAISGTQFAGSSFVEVAPFIIPSVHQSLTKFIYISPNILMKGKVEDLIGTALSNYAIGAAEDCSRKLDMFVDSNVLDAIQRSASNPWVSETPYAKNACMPDLSVLLIDSTKLDGDFVDAFLWWSKVLNLNERSSGKNSAIVLALYNKYLKLSNSWSVTLATSSETINNTRVIQYDIPNSVCSQFGSGATPQISGNGNIWKHYLSPMSDQILGS; encoded by the exons atgtcTTCCTCGTACCAGTCATCACGGTCATCTGCAACTCATAGAAGAGCGGCTACGCCACCAATTGCAAACAACACGGCCTCTTCCGGATCCATCCAGCAATATGTTGACCCGGCTCCGACCCCACGGCCCATATTCCAGTTTCTCGGGTTCGGCTTCATCCTATTCCTCGTCTTTCTTCAGTTCCTCCCCGCTACTCATTTCCGACACCCCTCTGATCCTCTGAGAAGCTGGACCCCTTTTGATGATTCTACCGCC TTTGGGGCTACAAGTGATGGGAATTCCAGTTCTGCTGCAAAGAACAACAGGGAGGATGGAATGGTACATGTTGTGTCATGGATGGACTGTCTCGATCTTCGCTTGCTTGCTGTTCTTGCTAACTCAACTCTATTAAGCTCGAG ATATCCACATCtggttttctttcatttctttatccCTAAAGGGAATGAAGACAAAGtttcctttttcaaattaaaagttCTATTTCCACATTCAAACCTCGAAATTCATGG GCAGGAGGAAGTGAAAGAAATAATTGCAGCTGCCATTTCTGGAACACAATTTGCTGGATCCAGCTTTGTGGAAGTAGCACCTTTTATCATTCCAAGTGTGCACCAGTCCTTAACCAAGTTCATTTATATCTCACCAAACATACTAATGAAG GGAAAAGTTGAAGACCTAATTGGAACTGCCTTGAGCAATTATGCCATTGGAGCTGCTGAGGACTGCTCTAGAAAATTAGATATGTTTGTTGATTCCAATGTGTTGGATGCTATTCAGAGATCAGCTTCAAATCCTTGGGTTTCTGAGACACCTTATGCGAAAAATGCATGTATGCCAGACTTGAGTGTGCTTTTGATTGATTCAACAAAATTGGACGGAGATTTTGTGGATGCTTTTCTGTGGTGGAGTAAAGTTCTCAATTTGAATGAAAG GAGCAGTGGAAAAAATTCGGCCATTGTCTTAGCACTCTACAATAAATATCTCAAGCTTTCTAATTCTTGGTCGGTCACACTTGCAACATCTTCAGAAACGATCAACAATACTAGGGTTATCCAGTATGACATACCCAACAGTGTTTGTTCTCAATTTGGAAGTGGTGCTACCCCACAGATTTCGGGTAATGGAAATATCTGGAAGCATTACCTTTCCCCAATGTCAGATCAAATCTTGGGAAGCTAG
- the LOC121265749 gene encoding probable phospholipid-transporting ATPase 4, whose product MPESSRRTTKGKIRWSKLYNFTCLRPSTADSVVHQEHLGQPGFSRQVLCNEPQLHKTKPHKYPSNYVSTTKYNVVTFLPKSLFEQFRRVANLYFLLAAVLSVTPLAPFSPVSLVAPLVFVIGISMLKEAVEDWHRFLQDLNVNSRTVKARVGNGRFAEKTWRELSVGEVIKVHKNEYFPSDLLFLSSSYEDGICYVETMNLDGETNLKVKRCLEATFGMNEDEELSKFKGTVRCEDPNPNLYTFVGNLEFENESYALCPAQVLLRDSKLRNTDYIYGVVIFSGPDTKAVQNSTRSPSKRSRIEKKMDHVIYLLFSFLFLISLVTAISSAFFLKYEMVEWLYLRLQHDDDPFFNPLRPEVSGFLHFTRALILYGYLIPISLYVSIEVVKVLQTMLINKDIEMYDELTCKSVRARTSNLNEELGQVEIILSDKTGTLTRNEMEFRKCSIAGTSYGGDIKEVDLAASRRMNSCAETYRCSMDESNTSHSFELSEFSEADIMVTEKAILGGREDGENQSNENPEISTVGKESVIKGFNFTDDRLMNNQWIYRSNLFDIIMFFRVMALCHTGIPVEANQTDKLKYEAESPEEVAFLVASQEFAFQFFRRTQSVMVLKELDPSSGKVVEREYKILHLLEFSSSRKRMSVIVRNKDGQIFLFCKGADSIIFDRLAENGKSYQEATALHLSNYAEDGFRTLAFAYRIIETAEYEHWNSIFSEAKTTIGPERDELLDKASEMIEKDLILLGAAAVEDKLQKGVPECIDKLAQAGLKIWLLTGDKKETAVNIGFSCSLLQQDMKQFHICLSKEAETKSQVKAMKEDLLYQIENSYQVMCEECNKDSPFAMVVDGKALEVALTDGVKNQFLQLAVNCAFVICCRVSPKQKALITRLVKEYTGKTTLAIGDGANDVGMIQEADIGIGISGMEGMQAVMASDFSLPQFRFLERLLIVHGHWCYKRISKMILYFVYKNIVLGLTLFYYECYTSFCGEVLYDDWYLVLFNVILTSLPVISLGVLEQDVSSEICLQFPSLYKQGPKNIYFAWKRIIGWILNGVVASLIIFLANIYILSSAAFRQQGEVADVAHLGGITFTCIIWTVNCQIALVISHFTLIQHLFIWGSILSWYIFLLVYGALPPAYSKKGFHLFMEAIGSAPVYWMITLIVTVVSLLPYFMHIVIQRLFYPLDDHILQEMKYCKKESINNQVWQREQSNSRKSTLIGLSARVDARIQYLKEHLHQRTKSIYRSVTSSPIYKSLTSSPLFQ is encoded by the exons ATGCCAGAGTCATCAAGGAGAACGACTAAGGGGAAGATAAGATGGAGCAAACTGTACAACTTCACATGCTTGCGACCCTCCACTGCAGATTCTGTAGTTCATCAAGAGCACCTTGGTCAGCCTGGATTTTCTCGTCAGGTTCTCTGCAATGAACCTCAACTACACAAGACCAAACCTCACAAATACCCCAGCAATTATGTATCCACAACTAAGTACAATGTAGTAACTTTTCTTCCCAAATCACTTTTTGAGCAATTCCGCAGAGTTGCCAATCTTTACTTTCTCTTGGCAGCGGTGCTGTCTGTCACTCCTTTGGCTCCTTTTTCTCCTGTAAGCTTGGTTGCTCCCTTAGTCTTTGTAATTGGGATTAGCATGCTTAAAGAGGCTGTGGAAGATTGGCATAGGTTCTTACAG GACTTGAATGTGAACTCTCGAACTGTAAAGGCTCGTGTAGGAAACGGCAGATTTGCTGAGAAAACATGGAGAGAACTTTCTGTAGGAGAAGTCATCAAAGTTCATaagaatgaatattttccaagtGATCTCCTCTTTCTATCTTCCAGCTACGAGGATGGAATTTGTTATGTAGAGACCATGAACCTTGATGGAGAAACAAATCTGAAAGTTAAAAGATGCTTAGAAGCAACATTCGGCATgaatgaagatgaagaactcAGCAAATTCAAAGGCACTGTCCGTTGTGAGGACCCAAATCCAAATCTTTACACCTTCGTGGGCAATTTGGAGTTTGAAAATGAATCATATGCCTTGTGCCCTGCTCAGGTGCTTCTAAGAGATTCAAAACTTCGTAACACTGATTACATTTATGGAGTAGTTATTTTTAGCGGGCCTGATACAAAAGCAGTACAAAACTCCACAAGGTCGCCATCTAAACGTAGCCGGATAGAAAAAAAGATGGATCATgtgatttatcttcttttttcatttctttttttgatatcATTAGTCACCGCAATTTCTTCTGCATTCTTTCTGAAATACGAGATGGTTGAATGGTTGTACCTTCGATTGCAACATGATGACGATCCGTTCTTCAATCCCTTAAGGCCTGAGGTTTCTGGTTTTCTGCACTTTACGAGGGCCCTAATTTTGTATGGCTACTTGATCCCCATTTCTTTATATGTTTCCATTGAAGTGGTGAAAGTTTTACAAACCATGTTAATCAACAAAGATATTGAAATGTATGATGAATTAACATGCAAGTCTGTTCGAGCCCGAACTTCAAATTTAAATGAAGAACTGGGTCAGGTAGAAATTATTCTTTCGGATAAAACAGGGACTTTGACTCGTAATGAGATGGAATTTAGAAAATGCTCAATTGCAGGAACCTCATATGGGGGTGATATAAAGGAAGTTGATCTTGCTGCATCTAGAAGAATGAATAGTTGTGCTGAGACCTATCGATGCAGTATGGACGAATCCAACACTAGTCACAGCTTTGAGTTGTCTGAATTCTCTGAGGCTGACATCATGGTCACTGAAAAGGCAATTCTAGGTGGCCGAGAAGATGGGGAGAATCAGAGCAATGAAAACCCAGAAATCTCTACTGTGGGGAAGGAATCTGTTATCAAGGGTTTCAACTTCACGGATGATAGGCTCATGAACAATCAATGGATATACAGATCCAACTTATTTGATATCATAATGTTCTTCAGAGTCATGGCTCTATGCCACACAGGCATACCTGTTGAAGCCAATCAGACTGATAAGCTGAAGTATGAGGCTGAGTCACCAGAAGAAGTGGCTTTTTTGGTAGCTTCACAAGAATTTGCATTCCAATTTTTCCGAAGAACCCAATCTGTAATGGTTCTCAAGGAGCTGGATCCTTCCTCTGGAAAGGTGGTGGAGAG GGAATACAAGATTTTACATTTGTTGGAGTTCAGTAGTTCACGGAAGAGAATGTCAGTCATAGTGAGGAATAAAGATGGTCAGATCTTTCTCTTTTGCAAAGGTGCCGACAG CATTATCTTCGACAGGCTTGCAGAAAATGGTAAATCATACCAAGAAGCAACAGCTTTGCACCTTTCAAATTATGCAGAAGATGGTTTCCGCACTCTAGCATTTGCATATAGGATTATAGAGACTGCAGAATACGAACATTGGAACTCAATATTTTCAGAGGCTAAGACCACAATAGGTCCTGAAAGAGATGAATTATTAGATAAAGCATCTGAAATGATTGAAAAAGATCTGATTTTATTGGGGGCTGCTGCTGTTGAAGACAAGTTACAGAAAGGG GTTCCAGAGTGCATAGATAAACTTGCCCAAGCAGGGCTAAAAATATGGCTGCTCACAGGTGACAAGAAGGAAACTGCAGTAAATATTGG ATTTTCTTGTAGCTTACTTCAGCAGGATATGAAGCAGTTCCATATATGTTTGAGCAAAGAAGCTGAGACTAAGAGCCAAGTGAAG GCAATGAAAGAAGACCTTTTATATCAAATTGAAAATTCTTACCAAGTGATGTGTGAAGAATGCAATAAAGACTCTCCCTTTGCCATGGTGGTAGATGGAAAAGCTCTTGAAGTCGCTTTGACAGATGGCGTAAAGAACCAGTTCTTACAGTTGGCTGTTAATTGTGCCTTTGTTATATGCTGTCGAGTGTCTCCGAAACAGAAAGCGTTG ATTACTCGATTGGTGAAAGAGTATACGGGCAAGACAACCCTTGCCATTGGAGATGGGGCAAATGATGTTGGCATGATTCAAGAAGCTGATATCGGTATTGGGATCAGTGGCATGGAAGGAATGCAA GCAGTAATGGCAAGTGACTTCTCATTGCCTCAATTCCGATTTTTAGAGAGGTTACTTATAGTTCATGGGCACTGGTGTTACAAGAGAATTTCCAAAATG ATTCTCTACTTTGTATACAAGAACATTGTACTTGGCCTCACTCTATTCTATTATGAATGTTACACAAGTTTCTGTGGGGAGGTCCTATATGATGACTGGTACTTGGTGCTGTTCAATGTGATTTTGACATCATTGCCAGTGATATCATTAGGAGTCCTAGAGCAGGATGTTTCCTCTGAAATATGCCTCCAG TTCCCTTCCCTTTATAAACAGGGTCCAAAGAACATATACTTTGCTTGGAAGCGCATCATTGGTTGGATATTGAATGGTGTGGTAGCTTCTCTAATCATTTTTCTTGCCAATATATACATACTCTCCTCTGCCGCATTCCGACAGCAGGGAGAAGTTGCAGATGTTGCACACCTTGGTGGCATTACATTCACATGCATAATCTGGACTGTAAATTGCCAAATTGCTCTAGTTATCAGCCACTTTACTTTGATCCAACATCTTTTTATATGGGGTAGCATATTGTCCTGGTACATCTTCCTGCTTGTGTATGGTGCTCTTCCTCCTGCCTACTCAAAGAAAGGATTTCATCTCTTCATGGAAGCTATTGGCAGTGCACCAGTGTATTGGATGATTACATTGATTGTCACAGTAGTTT